From Flavipsychrobacter sp., a single genomic window includes:
- a CDS encoding class I SAM-dependent DNA methyltransferase, with the protein MTTATIVTKVWSFCNTLRDDGVSYGDYLEQLTYLLFLKMADEYSKPPHNRKIGIPEEYNWESLSKLKGDKLDTHYAKLLRALAKQDGTLGQIFTKSQTKIQDPAKLYRLVQMIDKEQWVMMGSDIKGDIYESLLEKNAEDTKSGAGQYFTPRPLIKAMVECLKPEPMKTIADPACGTGGFFLAAYDYLIEQNLDKEQKQFLKLSTFHGNEIVANTRRLGLMNLFLHNIGDINSESFISPNDALISEESTHYDYVLANPPFGRKSSMTFTNEEGEQEKEDLTYNRQDFWVTTSNKQLNFVQHIKSMLKSDGRAAVVVPDNVLFEGGAGETVRKKLLETTNLHTILRLPTGIFYANGVKANVIFFDNKPASKTAWTKEVWVYDYRTNIHHTLKKSKMGYADLKDFVDKYNADNLNKRKQTWSKDNEEGRWRKFTYDEIIARDKTSLDISWIKDDSLADLDNLPDPDVLANDIIENIEAGLESFKSIIADLK; encoded by the coding sequence ATGACAACAGCAACAATAGTAACAAAGGTATGGTCGTTTTGTAACACATTACGAGACGATGGTGTAAGCTATGGAGATTATCTGGAGCAGCTTACTTATCTACTCTTCTTAAAGATGGCAGATGAGTATAGCAAGCCACCGCATAATAGAAAGATCGGTATACCAGAGGAGTATAATTGGGAGAGCCTTAGCAAGCTAAAAGGGGATAAGCTAGATACACATTATGCAAAGCTTCTAAGAGCCTTAGCCAAGCAAGATGGTACATTGGGACAGATATTCACCAAGAGCCAAACAAAAATTCAAGACCCTGCCAAGCTCTATCGTTTAGTACAGATGATAGATAAGGAGCAATGGGTAATGATGGGCTCTGATATAAAGGGAGATATTTACGAAAGCCTCTTGGAGAAGAATGCAGAAGATACGAAGAGTGGAGCAGGGCAGTACTTTACACCTCGTCCGCTAATTAAGGCTATGGTAGAGTGTTTAAAGCCTGAGCCTATGAAAACCATTGCCGACCCCGCATGTGGTACAGGTGGTTTCTTTCTTGCTGCCTATGACTATCTGATTGAGCAAAACTTAGACAAAGAACAAAAACAGTTTTTAAAGCTCAGCACCTTTCATGGTAATGAGATCGTAGCCAATACACGCCGTTTGGGCTTAATGAACCTCTTCCTACACAATATAGGTGATATTAATAGTGAGAGCTTCATATCGCCTAATGATGCGCTTATATCAGAAGAGAGTACTCATTACGACTATGTTCTAGCTAATCCTCCTTTTGGTAGAAAAAGTAGCATGACTTTTACCAATGAGGAAGGAGAGCAAGAGAAAGAAGACCTTACCTACAACCGTCAAGACTTTTGGGTGACTACAAGTAATAAACAGCTCAATTTTGTGCAGCATATTAAATCTATGCTCAAGTCTGATGGTAGAGCAGCTGTTGTAGTGCCTGATAATGTATTGTTTGAGGGTGGTGCTGGTGAAACAGTTCGTAAGAAGCTATTAGAAACAACAAATCTGCATACTATACTACGTTTGCCTACAGGTATATTTTATGCTAATGGTGTAAAGGCAAATGTTATTTTCTTTGACAATAAGCCTGCCAGCAAAACAGCATGGACTAAGGAGGTTTGGGTATATGATTATCGTACCAACATACATCATACGCTCAAAAAGAGTAAGATGGGCTATGCTGATCTAAAGGATTTTGTAGATAAATATAATGCGGATAATCTCAATAAAAGAAAGCAAACTTGGAGCAAAGACAATGAAGAAGGACGTTGGAGGAAATTTACTTATGATGAAATAATAGCTAGAGACAAAACAAGTCTAGATATATCATGGATAAAAGATGACTCCTTAGCGGATTTAGATAATCTACCTGATCCTGATGTATTAGCAAATGATATCATTGAAAATATTGAGGCTGGTTTAGAAAGCTTTAAATCTATCATAGCAGACTTGAAATAG
- a CDS encoding putative phage abortive infection protein yields MKLTNEEQKTYKTYGNVLWRFFAGASIFVGLAILYHVLVKAGNGYHIPRESEIPDLEKTGQFGDFVGGVIGTFFSLAGVFLLYLTLNKQTASFSRERFENNFFELLKLHRDNVAEMSYTKHNSQSGVFSQSKNRKVFRVIYREFTECYKELKAYTSTEDLNSLLTDSYKADLNNIKNSINDDLDIIELALIDITYSIIFFGVGQEGAAILKNRFEGKYNSDFTNGVIRYFQCKPKKENVSDFNSWEQLQNYSYQYLQEIIKGVLTADTIDENVEEDYFNSVGSFIYRLFLIKNKYKYYDGHQHRLGHYFRHLFQCYKFINSNNSLLEEEKYYYGKTLRAQLSTYEQVLLFINSVSTLGMKWELLPEDDKNESRMITFYHLIKNVAGDNIEGIKYADYYPNVNYEADE; encoded by the coding sequence ATGAAACTAACCAATGAAGAACAAAAAACCTACAAGACTTATGGTAATGTATTGTGGAGGTTTTTTGCAGGTGCTAGCATTTTCGTGGGTTTAGCTATTTTATACCATGTATTAGTAAAAGCAGGTAATGGTTATCACATTCCTAGAGAGTCTGAAATTCCTGACCTTGAAAAAACAGGACAGTTCGGGGATTTCGTTGGAGGTGTCATTGGTACATTTTTTTCTCTTGCAGGTGTTTTCTTGTTATACCTAACCCTTAATAAGCAAACTGCTAGTTTTAGTAGAGAGCGTTTCGAGAATAATTTTTTTGAATTGCTAAAACTCCATAGAGATAATGTTGCAGAGATGAGCTATACGAAACATAATAGTCAATCGGGAGTGTTTTCTCAATCAAAAAACAGAAAGGTATTTAGAGTGATTTATCGTGAATTTACGGAATGCTACAAAGAATTGAAAGCCTATACATCTACTGAAGATTTGAATTCTCTTTTAACCGATAGCTACAAGGCTGATTTAAATAATATCAAAAATAGCATTAATGATGATCTCGATATTATAGAGCTTGCTTTGATTGACATCACATACAGTATCATTTTTTTTGGCGTTGGCCAAGAAGGGGCAGCAATATTAAAAAATAGATTTGAAGGGAAGTATAATAGTGACTTTACTAATGGCGTGATACGTTACTTTCAGTGCAAACCGAAAAAAGAGAACGTGAGCGACTTTAATAGTTGGGAGCAACTACAAAACTATTCATATCAGTACTTACAAGAAATAATTAAAGGTGTACTAACTGCGGATACTATAGATGAAAATGTTGAAGAAGATTATTTTAATAGTGTTGGAAGTTTTATTTACAGGTTATTCTTAATTAAGAATAAGTATAAATACTATGATGGACATCAGCATAGATTAGGGCATTATTTCCGTCATTTGTTTCAGTGTTACAAGTTTATTAATTCTAATAATTCATTATTAGAGGAAGAGAAATACTATTATGGTAAAACATTAAGGGCTCAATTATCTACCTATGAACAAGTTCTTTTGTTTATTAATAGTGTTTCAACTCTCGGTATGAAGTGGGAATTACTGCCTGAAGATGATAAAAATGAAAGTAGGATGATTACATTTTATCATTTAATAAAAAATGTAGCCGGAGATAATATTGAAGGAATAAAATATGCAGATTACTATCCTAATGTGAATTATGAAGCAGATGAGTAA
- a CDS encoding restriction endonuclease subunit S — protein MSEETKILPKGWDIKHLNDLCDTISVNKIKLKQKEYLSHGKFPVVDQGQEIIGGYSDKEEYIVPSNPPYIVYGDHTKVKKYITFDFIAGADGVKVLKPKGSVNPKYFFYLLHVVKIPDKGYARHFQFLKKADFPTPSPKIQEAIVAKIETLFSELDNGIAQLKTAQQQLDTYRQSVLKWAFEGKLTNKNVKDGELPQGWEWVRLVDVCNKIQDGSHYSPKNQFDQPGKNRYLYITAKNIRNDRMEMSKVIYTDKEFFDTIYNRCNPEYGDVLLTKDGINTGHVTLNTLKEPFALLSSVCLFKTDSSKLSPAFLKYYIQSPIGKRNIIGQMSGTAIKRIILKKIKTSEIYLPPQDVQSHIVQEIESRLSVADKLQETITTSLAQAESLRQSILKQAFEGKLV, from the coding sequence ATGAGCGAAGAGACAAAGATATTGCCAAAAGGATGGGACATAAAACATTTGAATGACCTTTGTGATACAATTTCAGTAAACAAAATCAAGCTAAAACAAAAGGAGTATTTATCTCATGGTAAATTCCCTGTAGTGGATCAAGGACAAGAGATAATTGGGGGTTATTCTGATAAAGAAGAATATATAGTCCCGAGTAATCCGCCATATATTGTATATGGAGACCATACGAAAGTTAAAAAATATATAACCTTTGATTTTATTGCTGGTGCAGATGGGGTTAAAGTTTTAAAGCCTAAGGGTAGCGTAAACCCTAAATATTTTTTCTACTTATTACATGTAGTAAAGATTCCTGATAAGGGTTATGCAAGACACTTCCAGTTCTTAAAAAAGGCTGATTTTCCAACACCTTCTCCAAAAATCCAAGAAGCCATAGTCGCAAAAATAGAAACGCTATTTAGTGAGCTAGATAATGGTATAGCACAGCTAAAAACAGCACAGCAGCAGCTAGATACCTACCGCCAGAGTGTACTTAAATGGGCTTTTGAAGGCAAGCTCACCAACAAAAATGTAAAAGACGGAGAGCTCCCCCAAGGCTGGGAGTGGGTAAGGCTGGTAGATGTATGTAATAAAATACAAGATGGTTCTCATTATTCTCCTAAGAATCAATTTGATCAACCTGGAAAGAATAGATATCTGTATATAACAGCAAAAAATATAAGGAATGATCGCATGGAAATGTCAAAAGTTATATATACTGATAAAGAGTTCTTTGATACTATATATAATAGATGCAACCCTGAATATGGAGATGTATTACTAACAAAAGATGGTATAAATACAGGACATGTAACATTGAATACACTAAAAGAACCATTCGCTTTATTGTCAAGCGTATGCTTGTTTAAGACTGATTCTTCAAAGTTGTCTCCAGCATTTTTGAAATACTACATTCAAAGTCCAATTGGTAAACGGAACATAATCGGACAAATGTCGGGTACAGCTATCAAAAGGATAATACTAAAGAAAATAAAAACGTCTGAAATTTACTTGCCACCACAAGATGTACAATCTCACATAGTCCAAGAAATAGAAAGCCGCCTAAGTGTGGCAGATAAACTACAAGAAACCATCACCACCAGCCTCGCCCAAGCAGAGTCGCTCCGCCAGAGTATACTCAAGCAAGCCTTTGAGGGTAAGCTGGTGTAA
- a CDS encoding type I restriction-modification enzyme R subunit C-terminal domain-containing protein gives MNQNPEQLARDNIDRLLQASGWLVQDNKKIDLSANKGIAVKEYQTDVGPADYVLFVNRKPFGVIEAKREDEGFRLTVHEDQSHDYSVAKLKHLNNGPLPFVYESTGVITQFTDYRDPKPRSRSVFTFHRPETLEEWVKDEASLRQRLQRLPDLNTASLRDCQVNAITDLEQSFKEARPKALIQMATGAGKTFTAISFIYRLLKHSDAKRVLFLVDTKNLGEQAEQEFMKYLPNDDNRKFTELYSIQRLQSRHLAQDCQVYISTIQRLYSILKEQDLDEALEEENPNERTLEIKEPPPVVYNEKLPIEFFDFVVIDECHRSIYNVWRQVLDYFDAFQVGLTATPDNRTFGYFNQNVVSNYGYEDALLDGVLVPYNVYLIETQISKRGGAIWRGQYVDRREKLTRHKRWTQLDEDITYSAKQLDKDVVNPSQIRTIIKAFKDNWQGMFPNRKELPKTLIFAKTDSHADDIIKIVREEFAEENKFCKKITHRADDPKGTLAEFRTEYNPRVAVTVDMIATGTDVKPLEILLFMRDVKSRNYFEQMKGRGTRVVSIDELKKVTPSATYTKDHFVIVDAIGVSKSVKTDSRPLERKPTVPLKDLLQAVAVGNTEEDVFTSLANRLLRLDKQLTEQEHTQLQEKTKGLALNDIAKNLLNAHNPDTLNDLAEKIEREHAAKSPQEKEQLLANAKEQLLVNAAKVFNGELNEYIDHVRRVHDQIIDEVNMDTVTHLGWERDNDQQAQQTVDSLTVWIEKHKDEITALQIFYGQPYRRRELTYKMIKELLQKLQQDQPTLAPLRVWSAYQQLEQVNGSPKTELTALVALVRRVCGIDSQLTAYSKTVDKNFKEWVFAQQAGQLKYSEEQMLWLRMIKDHVANSFNIDKEDFELSPFNSQGGLGKMWQLFGDKTDDIINELNEVLAA, from the coding sequence ATGAACCAAAATCCTGAACAATTAGCTCGTGATAATATAGATAGGCTTTTGCAGGCTAGTGGCTGGCTGGTGCAGGATAATAAGAAGATAGATTTATCTGCTAATAAAGGAATAGCTGTAAAGGAATATCAAACCGATGTAGGACCAGCAGACTATGTGTTGTTTGTAAATAGAAAGCCATTTGGTGTTATAGAAGCTAAGCGCGAAGATGAAGGGTTTCGTTTAACAGTACATGAAGATCAATCTCATGATTATTCAGTGGCTAAGCTGAAACATCTAAACAACGGCCCTCTGCCATTTGTGTATGAGAGTACGGGTGTAATTACTCAATTTACCGATTATAGAGACCCAAAGCCGCGTTCCAGAAGCGTGTTTACTTTTCATCGACCAGAGACACTTGAGGAGTGGGTAAAAGATGAAGCGTCTTTAAGGCAAAGGTTGCAACGACTACCAGACCTTAATACCGCCTCTTTAAGAGACTGCCAAGTAAACGCTATTACAGATCTTGAACAGTCTTTTAAAGAGGCAAGACCTAAGGCATTAATACAAATGGCTACGGGGGCAGGTAAAACATTTACAGCTATTTCATTTATATACCGTTTGCTGAAACATAGCGATGCTAAAAGGGTATTATTCTTAGTAGATACCAAAAATTTAGGGGAGCAGGCAGAGCAGGAATTTATGAAGTACCTGCCTAATGATGATAATAGAAAGTTTACAGAGCTCTACTCTATACAACGTTTGCAAAGCAGACATTTGGCGCAAGACTGCCAAGTATATATAAGCACCATACAGCGCCTATACTCTATACTAAAAGAGCAAGACCTAGACGAAGCTCTAGAGGAAGAGAACCCCAACGAAAGAACCTTAGAGATAAAAGAGCCACCACCAGTAGTCTATAATGAGAAACTACCGATTGAGTTTTTCGATTTTGTAGTGATAGATGAGTGCCATAGGAGTATATACAATGTGTGGCGACAGGTGTTGGATTATTTTGATGCTTTTCAGGTAGGGCTTACGGCTACGCCTGATAATAGAACCTTTGGCTATTTTAATCAAAACGTAGTAAGTAACTATGGCTATGAAGACGCCTTACTAGATGGCGTGTTAGTGCCTTACAATGTATACCTTATAGAAACACAAATTTCTAAAAGAGGGGGTGCTATATGGCGTGGGCAGTATGTAGACAGGCGCGAAAAGCTCACTAGACACAAACGCTGGACACAGCTAGATGAAGACATTACCTACTCTGCTAAGCAGCTAGATAAAGACGTGGTAAACCCTAGCCAAATACGCACCATTATAAAAGCATTTAAAGACAACTGGCAAGGGATGTTCCCCAATAGGAAGGAGCTACCCAAAACGCTCATATTTGCTAAGACGGATAGCCATGCTGATGACATAATAAAAATAGTACGGGAGGAGTTTGCAGAAGAGAATAAATTTTGCAAGAAAATAACTCACCGTGCTGATGACCCTAAGGGTACACTGGCAGAGTTTAGAACAGAGTACAACCCTCGCGTAGCCGTAACGGTAGATATGATAGCAACGGGTACTGATGTAAAGCCGTTGGAGATACTCCTCTTTATGCGCGATGTAAAAAGCCGTAACTACTTTGAGCAGATGAAAGGTAGAGGTACAAGAGTAGTATCGATAGATGAGCTAAAGAAAGTAACCCCGAGTGCTACCTATACCAAAGACCATTTTGTAATAGTAGATGCTATAGGCGTGAGTAAGAGTGTGAAGACCGATAGCCGACCTCTAGAGCGCAAACCTACTGTGCCACTAAAAGACCTACTGCAAGCTGTAGCCGTAGGCAATACGGAGGAAGATGTGTTTACCAGCCTAGCCAATAGGCTATTGAGGCTAGATAAACAGCTAACCGAGCAAGAGCATACGCAGCTGCAAGAAAAGACCAAAGGGCTGGCGCTGAACGATATTGCTAAAAACTTACTCAACGCCCACAACCCCGATACGCTAAACGACCTTGCTGAAAAGATAGAGCGAGAGCATGCTGCAAAATCGCCACAAGAAAAAGAGCAGCTATTAGCCAATGCCAAGGAGCAACTATTGGTAAATGCAGCTAAGGTGTTTAACGGGGAGCTGAATGAATATATAGACCATGTGCGCCGTGTGCACGACCAGATAATAGATGAGGTGAACATGGACACGGTAACACACTTAGGCTGGGAGCGAGATAACGACCAGCAAGCACAGCAAACCGTAGATAGCCTAACAGTGTGGATAGAAAAACACAAAGATGAGATAACAGCCCTACAGATATTTTACGGGCAACCCTACCGCCGTAGGGAGCTTACCTACAAGATGATAAAAGAGCTACTGCAAAAGCTACAGCAAGACCAGCCCACACTAGCGCCGCTACGGGTATGGAGTGCTTACCAGCAACTAGAGCAGGTGAATGGTAGCCCTAAAACAGAGCTAACCGCACTGGTAGCCTTAGTGCGTAGGGTATGTGGTATAGATAGCCAACTGACAGCCTATAGCAAAACGGTGGATAAGAACTTTAAAGAATGGGTATTTGCCCAGCAGGCAGGGCAGCTAAAATATAGCGAAGAGCAGATGCTATGGCTACGCATGATAAAAGACCATGTAGCCAATAGCTTTAATATAGATAAAGAAGACTTTGAGCTAAGCCCCTTTAATTCACAGGGTGGGCTGGGCAAAATGTGGCAGCTATTTGGCGATAAGACAGACGATATTATAAACGAACTAAACGAGGTACTAGCAGCATAA
- the msrA gene encoding peptide-methionine (S)-S-oxide reductase MsrA, which produces MIKVIRYAVLLFLSIIHLTACAQKSGYNNSKTFKEMNTNTEKGKEVGIATFAAGCFWCVEAQFLQLDGVNKVESGYIGGHVTSPTYKQVCTGTTGHAEAVNVYYDTDKLTYDELLAAFWTTHDPTQLNRQGNDVGTQYRSAIFYHSKEQKEKAEYYKKKLDEEGAFNGPIVTEISEYDTFYKAEDYHQDYYNNNSNQGYCTFVIKPKLEKFKKVFKDKLKN; this is translated from the coding sequence ATGATCAAAGTAATCAGATATGCCGTATTATTATTTTTATCCATTATACACTTAACCGCTTGTGCTCAAAAAAGCGGTTACAACAACTCAAAGACGTTTAAAGAAATGAATACAAATACAGAAAAAGGAAAAGAAGTAGGCATTGCTACATTTGCTGCCGGTTGTTTTTGGTGTGTAGAAGCACAGTTTTTACAGCTAGACGGGGTGAACAAAGTAGAGTCAGGATACATTGGCGGCCATGTAACCAGCCCTACCTACAAGCAAGTGTGCACAGGAACAACAGGCCATGCTGAAGCTGTAAATGTGTATTACGATACTGACAAGCTAACTTATGATGAGCTACTAGCTGCTTTTTGGACCACCCATGACCCTACCCAACTTAACAGACAAGGTAATGATGTTGGTACTCAATATCGATCTGCTATATTTTATCATAGCAAGGAGCAAAAAGAAAAAGCAGAATACTATAAGAAGAAACTTGATGAAGAAGGTGCATTCAATGGACCAATTGTAACAGAGATATCCGAATATGACACTTTTTATAAGGCAGAAGACTATCATCAAGACTACTACAATAACAATAGCAACCAAGGCTACTGCACCTTTGTAATAAAACCCAAACTTGAGAAGTTTAAAAAAGTCTTCAAAGACAAACTAAAAAACTAA
- a CDS encoding HAMP domain-containing sensor histidine kinase translates to MQQYLNWKTYLTIIAVCIVGASLYYTNQLASKLAIEERKEVEKLVDGFITINKAAPEQDVTFVSKFISDNTTIPLIITDEEGNIIDFKNIDTARSNNGAKYLEDTYNDLKNLREPLVADLGFGLGRNYVYYGDSYLLTQLRYYPFIQLGIIILFLLVVVIALSTAHKSIQNQVWVGLSKETAHQLGTPLSSIEGWLELLKDDEKNHEAVNEMQKDLDRLKLVADRFGKVGSVPNMVEENLISRLESMVGYMQKRAPAKVDISLKSEEPEVLVNIYGPLWDWVIENLIRNALDAMEGKGSVVIEVNNTPQQVIVDVSDDGKGIPKHQAKKIFNPGFTTKKRGWGLGLSLSKRIIQDYHHGSIFVKESEVGVGTTFRIILRR, encoded by the coding sequence ATGCAGCAATATCTTAATTGGAAAACATATTTAACCATTATAGCAGTATGTATCGTTGGTGCATCCCTCTATTATACCAATCAGCTAGCTAGCAAATTAGCTATTGAAGAACGTAAGGAGGTAGAAAAATTGGTGGATGGGTTCATAACTATAAATAAAGCCGCACCCGAGCAAGATGTGACGTTCGTATCCAAATTTATTTCTGATAATACTACCATCCCGCTCATTATTACCGACGAAGAAGGAAATATCATTGACTTTAAAAATATAGATACAGCTCGCTCCAACAACGGTGCAAAGTATCTGGAAGATACCTATAACGACCTGAAGAATTTAAGAGAACCGCTAGTGGCAGATCTGGGTTTTGGTCTAGGACGCAACTATGTTTATTACGGAGATTCTTATTTATTAACACAGCTAAGGTATTACCCATTTATACAGCTGGGTATAATTATACTTTTTTTACTGGTTGTAGTTATAGCCCTAAGCACTGCGCATAAATCTATACAGAATCAAGTTTGGGTAGGGCTTTCCAAAGAAACAGCTCATCAGTTAGGCACTCCGCTTAGTTCTATTGAAGGTTGGTTGGAGCTTTTGAAAGATGATGAAAAGAACCATGAGGCAGTGAATGAAATGCAAAAAGATCTGGACCGCTTAAAGTTAGTGGCTGACAGATTTGGAAAGGTAGGTAGTGTGCCCAATATGGTAGAGGAGAACCTTATTAGTAGATTGGAGAGCATGGTAGGTTATATGCAGAAGAGGGCACCAGCCAAAGTGGATATTTCCTTGAAGTCGGAGGAGCCAGAGGTATTAGTTAATATTTATGGACCTTTATGGGATTGGGTGATTGAGAATTTGATCAGGAATGCGTTAGATGCTATGGAAGGAAAAGGAAGTGTTGTTATTGAAGTAAACAATACACCCCAACAAGTGATCGTAGATGTAAGTGATGATGGTAAGGGCATACCCAAGCACCAAGCAAAGAAAATATTTAACCCGGGTTTTACTACAAAGAAAAGAGGGTGGGGTTTAGGCTTATCATTATCAAAGCGTATTATACAAGATTACCATCATGGGTCTATATTTGTAAAGGAGTCGGAAGTGGGTGTTGGAACTACTTTTCGCATCATACTTAGAAGATAG
- a CDS encoding glycosyltransferase family 2 protein: protein MIICDSDTAVVILSYNGKQWHEQFLPLIVSESNTKYDVVLVDNASTDDTLHYIQSNFPTVKTLQIAINKGFANGYYEALKQIEAKYYVLLSADFEVTPNWFSPLINAMQLHEGLAACQPKIRYWKQRTHFEYAGAGGGFMDKWGYLFCRGRIFNDLEEDKGQYDDDIEIFWASGGCLMVRADLYHKVGGLDKDLYAHMEEVDLCWRLKNAGYKIGYIGQSTVFHVGGSVISYGSPQKLFYNFRNNLVLLLKNEKASKLLWLIPLRLVLDGIAGLQLLLSGNIKGFFTVIKAHFSFYGGLRKWLKKRKDAQKHIMHPNTAGIYPKSIIWQYFALRKKTFPKLNWDTKKLH, encoded by the coding sequence ATGATTATTTGCGATTCAGATACAGCTGTCGTTATTCTCAGCTATAATGGCAAGCAATGGCACGAGCAATTTCTTCCATTAATTGTATCTGAGTCTAACACAAAATATGATGTGGTACTGGTAGATAATGCATCTACAGATGATACTTTGCATTATATCCAATCCAACTTTCCTACTGTAAAAACATTACAAATAGCCATTAACAAGGGTTTTGCTAATGGCTATTACGAAGCGCTTAAGCAAATAGAAGCTAAATACTACGTATTACTTAGTGCCGACTTTGAAGTGACTCCTAACTGGTTCTCCCCCTTGATAAACGCAATGCAGCTACATGAAGGGCTAGCTGCATGCCAGCCTAAGATACGTTACTGGAAACAACGTACACATTTTGAATATGCTGGTGCGGGAGGTGGTTTCATGGATAAATGGGGGTACTTATTTTGTAGAGGTCGCATATTTAATGACCTGGAAGAAGACAAAGGGCAGTATGATGATGATATAGAAATATTTTGGGCTTCTGGTGGCTGCCTTATGGTACGTGCAGATCTATATCATAAAGTAGGTGGTTTAGATAAAGACCTATATGCTCATATGGAAGAGGTAGACCTCTGCTGGCGATTAAAAAACGCAGGCTACAAAATTGGCTATATAGGTCAATCTACAGTGTTTCATGTAGGTGGCAGTGTGATAAGCTATGGTAGCCCACAAAAGCTTTTTTATAACTTCAGGAACAACCTTGTTTTACTACTTAAGAACGAAAAAGCGTCTAAGCTTCTGTGGCTCATACCATTACGCCTCGTATTGGATGGCATAGCAGGCCTACAGCTACTACTTTCAGGCAATATAAAAGGCTTCTTTACAGTAATAAAGGCACATTTTAGCTTTTATGGCGGTTTGCGAAAATGGCTTAAAAAGAGAAAAGATGCACAAAAGCATATTATGCATCCAAACACAGCAGGGATATACCCCAAAAGCATTATTTGGCAATACTTTGCGCTAAGAAAAAAGACCTTCCCAAAACTGAACTGGGACACCAAAAAGCTGCATTAA
- a CDS encoding DUF5668 domain-containing protein, which yields MSNQISNRRKGRSSKEGDKRWFGFAVLLVGAVILLRKLELLNFNIREFWPIILIAVGLLIGIKNKFRNNAPYILIAIGVFKLIPEFTILGVSSATLALPAGLMLIGIYIIFKPQSKKKGGCYKDIEANTNDSDLVNVDVTFGGRKEIVTSKTFKGGDVNITFGGAEINLLQADNIDGAPMVLNTKVAFGGVELIIPSDWDVKNNIDPSFGSLEDHRSMYTGSASTEDKKTLVLNGSCTFGSIEIKSY from the coding sequence ATGTCAAACCAAATAAGTAACAGAAGAAAAGGTCGCTCTAGCAAAGAGGGAGACAAGAGGTGGTTCGGGTTTGCAGTTTTATTAGTAGGTGCTGTTATCTTGCTAAGAAAGCTTGAGCTTTTAAATTTTAATATAAGAGAGTTTTGGCCTATCATTCTCATAGCCGTAGGTTTACTAATAGGTATTAAAAACAAGTTTAGAAATAATGCCCCTTACATTTTGATCGCTATCGGCGTATTTAAACTAATACCTGAGTTTACAATATTGGGAGTTAGCTCTGCCACCCTAGCACTACCCGCTGGCTTAATGCTAATAGGTATATATATTATCTTTAAACCTCAATCAAAAAAAAAGGGTGGATGCTACAAAGATATTGAAGCCAACACCAACGACAGTGACCTTGTAAATGTTGATGTAACCTTTGGGGGAAGAAAAGAAATTGTAACCTCAAAAACCTTTAAAGGAGGCGATGTTAATATCACATTTGGTGGTGCTGAGATCAACTTACTACAAGCTGATAATATAGATGGAGCGCCTATGGTTTTGAATACCAAAGTTGCCTTTGGCGGTGTTGAATTGATCATCCCTTCTGATTGGGATGTAAAAAACAATATAGACCCAAGCTTTGGCAGCTTGGAAGACCATAGAAGTATGTATACTGGCAGTGCCAGCACAGAAGATAAGAAAACACTTGTTCTTAACGGTAGCTGCACATTTGGAAGTATTGAAATCAAATCATATTAA
- a CDS encoding DUF4288 domain-containing protein, with protein MNAYVAQIIFSIKCSEVKSEQYEEQWRVLFAEDDREALKEAKKIGAAEESTFIDRHGRPITWVMVAVKDLQQVDLKHGAQLFSIIKEVSPVTSPVWAS; from the coding sequence ATGAACGCATACGTCGCACAAATAATTTTCAGCATCAAATGTTCTGAAGTAAAATCGGAACAATACGAAGAACAATGGAGGGTACTTTTTGCCGAAGATGATAGAGAGGCCTTAAAAGAAGCTAAAAAAATAGGCGCGGCAGAAGAGTCTACTTTTATAGACAGACACGGCAGACCTATAACCTGGGTTATGGTTGCAGTAAAAGACCTGCAACAAGTAGACTTAAAACATGGAGCTCAACTATTTTCAATAATAAAAGAAGTATCACCGGTAACCTCACCAGTTTGGGCTAGTTAA